GGAACTTTTGATGTTACTGTTATGAGAGTAAATGCTGATAAAATAGAAGTTATTTGTTCTGACGGAGATCACGATCTAGGTGGAAAAAGATGGGATGATGCGTTAATGGATTATCTTTTTGATAAAGTTCGTGAACAGGAAGGTTACGATGGCGAGTTTGATGAATATATGCAGCAAAATTTTAGATTGAAAGTAGAAGAAGTTAAGAAAAAATTGAGTTTTAGGGAAAAAGTTAATGGTACATTTGAAATTGATGGAAAGAGAATAAAATTAGAAGTAACTAGAAAAGAATTTGATGAAATAACTAAAATATTGCTTAACGAAACTTTAAATAAAACAAATGAAGTTGTTAGAATTGCTAAAAGTAAAGGATATGATGAAATTGATGAGGTACTTTTAGTAGGTGGTTCGACAAGAATGCTGCAAGTAAAAGATACAATATGTGAAAAATTTGGAAAAGAAAAAGTAAAAATTTTTGAACCAGATGAAGCAGTGGCAAAAGGAGCGGCAATTTATGCGGTAGATGTTTATTTAAATAACAAAAAAATTGTTGAAACTGAAGCAAGTGATATAATTAAAGAAAATAAATTGAATCCAGATGACTACAAAGAAAATTTGAGTGTTGAAACTGAAATGATAGGTGTTGGCGGAGTATTTAGAGAAATAGTGACTGCTACTACAAAAAGTTTTGGTGTGAAAGCGGTTAAAGATGGAGAGCCTATTTGCTTGAACATGATTAAGAAAAATGAGTTGATGGAAAAAGGATTTATCGAAGAAAAAAGAATATTTAAGACAATGAGTGATAATCAAGAAATAGTAAATATAGAAATATATGAAAGTGATTATATGGATGATGTAATTGATGTAGATGATGATTTTTATATTGGAAACGCAATATTAGAATTGCCTAGAAATCTTTCAAAAGATTCTTCAATCGAAGTTATTTTGAAACTTAACAAAGAGGGAATTTTGGAAGTGACAGGAATAGATAAGACAAGCGGGAAAAAAGTAAATGTAAAACTTAAAACAAAAGATGCTATGACCGAGAAAAAATTGGAAGAAATAAAAGAAAAATTCCAAGGAATGTTAGTAGTTTAAAGATAAATTGTATAATTAAATGTAGAGAGGGGGATAAATATGTCAAGAAAAAATAAAATAATTTCAGAAGTTGCATTAATTTTTTTGGTGGCAGGAGGGTTATCATTTGGATTTTCTGAAAAATTTGGAGAAATAAGAGTAAAGACTGAAAAAATAGTAAAGAAGCAAAAACAAAGTCCAACTCTAAAATCTAAAGAATATTATCTACAGAAAAAGGCTAATGCTAGAGGTTTGCGTAGAATAAGTCTTGGAGATACAGAAGATGGGAAAAAGAGATTATCAGAGTATCTTAAACATTTAGACAATAGTGAAAGTGAAGACTTATCGCAATCACAATAATTAAAAGTTATAACTAATAAAAAAGAATTGATTCCTTTGTAAAACAGGAGTTGATTCTTTTTTTATTTTAAATAAAAATTTTTTTGAAAAGTGCAGAAAATATGGGATAAATAGAACAAAATATTGCCGAAAAAGTTCAAATTTTTTAAATTTTTTGGTATAATAAAACTAAAAGAAATTAAAAATAATATTTAGTTAAAAGAGGTATTATATATGTCAGAAAAAGTGGAAAATAACTGGTATGAGATATTAGAACTTGATTTTTATCTTGATCCAAAAGAAGATGAACAAAAGATAAAAAAAATAATTGAAGAGAAAAATAAATATTGGGTGCGAAATCAAAGGGATAGAAAAATTGGGATGTTGTGTACAAAGTATATCGAATATAATAAAAAAGGGAAAATATTAAAAGATATACTTGATGATGAAAAAAGAAGTCAGATGATAAAAGATGTTCAAAAAAAATTATTTGAAGGAATTGACAGATATTTGGTAACTTTTGAGAATGAAGTGATGACGGAAGAAAAAATACGATATATTTTGAATAAAATAAAAGAAGAACATAAAATAATAAATGAAAAAATTATAAAAGAGAGAATTTGGTCAAGGGGTAAGAAAGTAGGAATTGGGAGTTATGAAAAGTTTGAGGAAAATTTGAAGAGAGCATTTGATTTGAAATTAAGTTCTAAATTTGAGAATATAGAAAAAAATTTAAAGGCATTTGGGAAAGCGAATATTTATGATTTTTTAAATTCACAAGAATTGACATTAAATTTTTTAAATAAAAGGGAGATTGAAGAAAAAATAAAGTTTTTTGAGAAGAATGATTCTGAAAGTGATTTGAAGAAGAAATTGTGTCTTTTTTGTAAAGATTTGGTAGAAAAAGATGAGATTGAGAAATATAATGAATATTTGGAAAAAATGGAATGCTTGAAGATTGAGAAAGAACTGGAAGTTATAAAAAATGAGAAAAAAAGATTGAGAAGGAAGAAAATTGAGAGCGAAATCGAGAATTTTGAAAGTAAATTTGGAGATACAATTGAAGATAAAGTTGCAAGAGAATTTTTTTCAAAATATTTTGGGTATAAGTTTGTGAGTGATAAAAATAAGGGGAAATTGGGACAAATCGACATTTCTAAAATAAAAGAGTGGATGAAATTACGAAAAAAAATTTTGGTTAAGATAGCTGTAGGATTGGTATTTATTTTTGTGGTAATTTTTTCTTGGAATTTATATAATAAGAAGGAAGCAGAAAAAATATTTGTTCAGGCAGAAAAATATATGAAAGAAGGAAATAAAGAAAAAGCAAAAGAGAGATATGAAATTGCTGCAAGAAAAGGGAATACAGATGCGATGAATAAATTAGGAGAATATTATTATGCTAAAGAAAATTCTTTTAAAGCGGAGGAATGGTATAAAAAAGCAGCAAAAGGGGGAAATATAAAGGCAATGGAAAATTTAATGAATTTTTATAATCGATATTCAAGTAATGAGAAAGTAATTGAATGGGGGACAAAAGCAGCAGCCAAAGGAAATACGATTGCAATGAATAATTTAGGGAAATTTTATGAAAATAATGGAGACAAAGTGAAAGCAAAAGAATGGTATGAAAAAGCAGCAGCCAAAGGAGAGACAACTGCGATGAATAATTTAGGCGTATTTTATGAAAATAATGGAGACAAAGTAAAATCAAAAGAATGGGTTGAAAAAGCAGCGGTCAAAGGAAATACGGTTGCAATGGCTAATTTAGGTGTATTTTATGAAAATAATGGAAACAAAGTGAAAGCAAAAGAATGGTATGAAAAAGCAGCAGCCAAAGGAGATACAATTGCAATGAATAATTTAGGTGTATATTATGAAAATAACGGAGACAGAGTGAAAGCAAAAGAATGGTATGAAAAAGCGGCGACTAAAGGAAGTAAAGAAGCAAAAGAAGCATTAGAAAAAATGAAAAAGGATTAATTTTAGATATTTTATTAGAAAAATTAAAGAAGGGAAATAAATATGTCAGAAAAATTAGAAAATAGTAAAGATATGATGTGTGAAATGGAGTATCATGAAGGAAATAAAAAAACATTTAATAAAAAAAAAATAAAAAAAGAAAATAATTCAAAAAAAGTTTTAAAAAAAATTGATTTATATTTAGAAGATTTTGAGAATGAGTTAATAACAGAGAAAAAAATACAAGGTATTTTAGATAAAGAAAATAAATCTAAAATGATAGATGGAAAACTTTTAAAAGAGCAAATTTGGGGTGAAGGTAAAAAAATAGCAATTTCTAGTTATGAAGATTTTGAAAAGAAAATTAATAAAATATTTATTCCCATATTGCAATCGAAATTTAATGCGATAGATCAAAATTTGAAAGTATTGAACAAGGCGAATATATATGATTTTTTACATTCTGAAGGATTATCATTGAATTTTTGGAATGAAGAAGAAATTGAAAGTAAAAGAGAATTATTGAAAAAGAATAATGTTGAAAATGATGCAAAGAGAAAATTGTATTCTTCTTGTGGAGAATTGGTAAAACAAAATAAAATAGAAGAATATAATGAGTATTTGGAAAAAATGGAATGTTTAAAAATAAAAAAAGAATTGGAAAATATAAGAGATGCGAATCGAGAGTTTGGAAAAGAAATTGCAGAAATTGAAATTAAAAATTTTGTGGATAAATTTAGAGATGTAGTTGAAGAAAAAATTGCAAGAGAAATTTTTTTGAAATTTTTTGAAAATAATTTTGAAGATGATAGAAAATCAAAAGAAATAAATTCTATGAAACGAATAAAGTTATCTAAAAAATCTATTTTTAGTTTAGCAGCAATAGTAATAATATGCATTTTAACAGTAACTTTTTCTTGGAATCAGTTTAATAAAGAGGAAGCGAAAAAGTTGTTGAATAGAGCGGAAAAGTATGAAAAAGAAGGAAAAATAATTGGAGCGAAAGAATGGTATGAAAAAGCGACAATCAAAGGAAATGTAGAAGCGATGAATAAATTAGGATTGCTTTATTACGAAGAAGGAGATAAAGCAAAAGCGAAAGAATGGCTTGAAAAATCAGCACTGAAAGGAAATGTAGGAGCAATGTATAATTTAGGAATAGTTTATGAGAATAATGGAGACAAAGTGAAAGCAAAAGAATGGTATGAAAAATCAGCAGTGAAGGGAAATGTAGGGGCAATGTATAATTTAGGAATAGTTTATGAAAATAATGGAGACAAAGTGAAAGCAAAAGAATGGTATGAAAAATCAGCAGTGAAAGGAAATATAGAAGCGATGAATAATTTAGGAGCACTTTATTACGAAGAAGGAGACAAAGTGAAAGCAAAAGAATGGTATGAAAAATCAGCAGTGAAGGGAAATGTAGGAGCAATGTATAATTTAGGAGCACTTTATTACAAAGAAGGAGACAAAGTAAAAGCGAAAGAATGGCTTGAAAAATCAGCATCGAAAGGTGCTGCAGAAGCAATGTATAATTTAGGAGTACTTTATTACGAAGAAGGAGACAAAGTGAAAGCAAAAGAATGGTATGAAAAATCAGCAGTGAAGGGAAATGTAGGAGCAATGTATAATTTAGGAGCACTTTATTACGAAGAAGGAGACAAAGTAAAAGCGAAAGAA
This genomic stretch from Leptotrichia sp. oral taxon 218 harbors:
- a CDS encoding Hsp70 family protein; protein product: MSKYVFGIDLGTTYSCIAYVNEKGDSQVIKNSEGDNLTPSVVEFEEDNKIIVGEDAKEDTVLNEDNTVQFVKSLMGKTDFAIEHNNEARTPEEISSYILKKLAQDASEALDTEVKDVVITCPAYFGTAQRTATKNAGKIAGLNVLEVINEPTAAALFYGCTRDSENKTIMVYDLGGGTFDVTVMRVNADKIEVICSDGDHDLGGKRWDDALMDYLFDKVREQEGYDGEFDEYMQQNFRLKVEEVKKKLSFREKVNGTFEIDGKRIKLEVTRKEFDEITKILLNETLNKTNEVVRIAKSKGYDEIDEVLLVGGSTRMLQVKDTICEKFGKEKVKIFEPDEAVAKGAAIYAVDVYLNNKKIVETEASDIIKENKLNPDDYKENLSVETEMIGVGGVFREIVTATTKSFGVKAVKDGEPICLNMIKKNELMEKGFIEEKRIFKTMSDNQEIVNIEIYESDYMDDVIDVDDDFYIGNAILELPRNLSKDSSIEVILKLNKEGILEVTGIDKTSGKKVNVKLKTKDAMTEKKLEEIKEKFQGMLVV
- a CDS encoding tetratricopeptide repeat protein, with amino-acid sequence MSEKLENSKDMMCEMEYHEGNKKTFNKKKIKKENNSKKVLKKIDLYLEDFENELITEKKIQGILDKENKSKMIDGKLLKEQIWGEGKKIAISSYEDFEKKINKIFIPILQSKFNAIDQNLKVLNKANIYDFLHSEGLSLNFWNEEEIESKRELLKKNNVENDAKRKLYSSCGELVKQNKIEEYNEYLEKMECLKIKKELENIRDANREFGKEIAEIEIKNFVDKFRDVVEEKIAREIFLKFFENNFEDDRKSKEINSMKRIKLSKKSIFSLAAIVIICILTVTFSWNQFNKEEAKKLLNRAEKYEKEGKIIGAKEWYEKATIKGNVEAMNKLGLLYYEEGDKAKAKEWLEKSALKGNVGAMYNLGIVYENNGDKVKAKEWYEKSAVKGNVGAMYNLGIVYENNGDKVKAKEWYEKSAVKGNIEAMNNLGALYYEEGDKVKAKEWYEKSAVKGNVGAMYNLGALYYKEGDKVKAKEWLEKSASKGAAEAMYNLGVLYYEEGDKVKAKEWYEKSAVKGNVGAMYNLGALYYEEGDKVKAKEWLEKSAVKGNVSAMHGLGVLYYKEGDKVKAEELFEKAAAEGSIEAMVALEEMKKIRGIANVRKSGK
- a CDS encoding tetratricopeptide repeat protein — its product is MSEKVENNWYEILELDFYLDPKEDEQKIKKIIEEKNKYWVRNQRDRKIGMLCTKYIEYNKKGKILKDILDDEKRSQMIKDVQKKLFEGIDRYLVTFENEVMTEEKIRYILNKIKEEHKIINEKIIKERIWSRGKKVGIGSYEKFEENLKRAFDLKLSSKFENIEKNLKAFGKANIYDFLNSQELTLNFLNKREIEEKIKFFEKNDSESDLKKKLCLFCKDLVEKDEIEKYNEYLEKMECLKIEKELEVIKNEKKRLRRKKIESEIENFESKFGDTIEDKVAREFFSKYFGYKFVSDKNKGKLGQIDISKIKEWMKLRKKILVKIAVGLVFIFVVIFSWNLYNKKEAEKIFVQAEKYMKEGNKEKAKERYEIAARKGNTDAMNKLGEYYYAKENSFKAEEWYKKAAKGGNIKAMENLMNFYNRYSSNEKVIEWGTKAAAKGNTIAMNNLGKFYENNGDKVKAKEWYEKAAAKGETTAMNNLGVFYENNGDKVKSKEWVEKAAVKGNTVAMANLGVFYENNGNKVKAKEWYEKAAAKGDTIAMNNLGVYYENNGDRVKAKEWYEKAATKGSKEAKEALEKMKKD